tttaaaaaaacgccttggctgcattaaaaaaaaaaaaaaaaaaaaaagctacaaaaaacgttgtttgcataactcagtcatttttttgaagaactatataattaattgcccaacattggtcattatatactatattttgcaggcagagagttacaggactctctcccagaccacagattCATACTCataagtcagagctttatataaaaaaaaaaaaaaaaaaaaaaaaaaaaaaaaaaaaaaacacatctgctgtcgctcacagtggtccaagggatcgctcagggagtttgtgtgttcgctcagacacgtgaaaaattagagggaacattgctggTGTGTCTGCCATCATAATTGAAACCGAGCAGTTCATGGAACTAATAAATCTCGAACAACAGTTACTTTTATTGAAACACAGGAAGATAAGGGGAATTCACAACTGACCTTGAGTTTATGCACGTATCGCCAGAGGTAATAAAATGAGACAAAGGCATCTACACTGGCAGAATATTAGCCTCTGCACAGCATGTAATTACATTCTATTACATCTTGTTTCCCTGTGGTATAATCCATGTGCTAATCAATAAACAGATATTGACATCTGCGTCATATGTAGTTACATTTCTGGGAATGTGCGGGTCAGGCTATGACACAGATTTAATGGTGCACTTTGAATCATCACAAATAACGGCCTCGTGTATGATCTTTCATGTGTTTTATTCTCTAATATTTGAGCCATACACAGGTTAGCTATGTAACCTTATCAGTGTATCCTGCCGGGTGCTTATGCAAATGAGTGGTGATCTAAATGCAGACTGTTTCCTCACCTACTGCTACAGACTAGTGAAGGTGAAACTTACCATCTATGCTACGGAAGTCAAGGAGGTAGGTTCTGCTGTCCACTGTGTACAGTTGAAGGCTCATCTTGGCAAGCATCCCAGTAACAGGATTCTTCCTTCTCACACGCAGATAGTATGGATTCACAACCTAGAAAATTATTGAAAGGAAGGATAATGTGTCTTTGTGATGCTTTAAAAAGTACACCTGGAGCTTATTAAACTTTTAATACAATCCAACTTCAATAACTAACTGTGAGATTACATtttactacatttttttttaaattgtaaatattaagCCTTTCCTCCTATATCTTGTCCCTCTTCTTCCTTACCTTCCACTCATAGTCCAGCTGTTTCATTGCACGGCACACCTCGGTCATGATATCATTTGGTCTACTTTGACTGCGTATACCCAGGTGCCACTTGGCTCTCCTAACACCCTGGTGCTTGGACTTCTGAGGGTTCAGTTCATCCAGTGTGTGACGGATACTCCTGGGAGGAGTCTCCGCCACGAGAAAAGGTACACGCTCAGGGTGAGGCTTCACTATCGCTGCACCTGATGAAGTCAGGTGTTGGTCATCTAGAAAAGAGTCAGGAGGGCTAGATGCCAAGTAGAAATCCTTGGCTTCGCTCATGATGCGACGATTGTCAATGATGAGATGGTAGGCAACAGCCAATGGATCCTGATGGTTGCGACTGTATATGCAGGCAAggacctcctcctctgtgcacTCAAACTTCTCGCAAACCTCCTTCAGGGCCTCGTCATCGATCATGTTGTTGCTGTAGGAGGGGTCCTCAGGGAACAAGTACTTTGGCAGATCTTTTTTGAACCACTCGTCCTCTCTGTGGCGAAGAATCATTTTGGTAGTCAAAAGATCATGAATGAAAACAGCACCAACAGAACTAATTTTCTACGCAGACAGTCCCTTGCCATCATGAAATAATGTGATTTACAATCTAgacaaccaaaaacaaacaaaaacaaaacaaagcctaTAGGATTTTTGACTTTGTAAATACTCCGCCAGGCTTACCGGATCTCTTTGATGGTGGCTCTTTTCATCGGGTCCACCTGCAACATGTGTTTCAGTAAGCTTATTACTGCAGGGTTCAGATACTGTGGGGTGAAGAAGATCCCATCACAGATCTTCTTAAAAAGTGTTGGCACATGATCATCATCAAAGGGAAGTGTTCCACACAACAAGGCGTAGAGAATCACCCCACTACTCCAAATATCCACCTCTGGTCCAGCATATAACCTGAGGAGGCGTAAAAAGAAAGAATCACAAAATCTATTTTTAACTAGGCTGTGTTTTTGAGTTGTGTTTTCTGTCTCACTTCGAAATGTAAGTAAagtatcattagaagaaaagaaaaaaccaaacagaatttAAAATAAGCCATTACCTTCCTGAGATGACCTCAGGAGCAGCATAGTTTGGAGAACCACAACTTGTTCTGAGGAACTCTCCATCTGACATCATGTTTGACAAACCTGCAAAAGATTTTAACTATTATATAATATGCACACTTTTCAAAACACAACAACTTCAATTATTTACCTCACAtaaacatttaatgtttttaatgcagtttcaAACTATTCTAGTTTGGTTTTAGCTTAAAGTGCTTTATTAAGTATATAACTAACGTGAAAAATACTAAAgcagtaatgttttgttttctgtcggCCCCCCAAAAAAGCTGCTTTATAATTAGCTGTACCATTTTTTTAAGATTCTCCACTTACTGCAGTTCATCCTCTCAGCAAGGAGACAATGTCTTTTTCACTGGTAGCAATGGTGAACATGATTCATGAATTAACAGAAGAGTGACAAAAATACTTTACTAAAGATTCAAAATAATTTGGAATAACTGCAGGTTAAACAACAACCAATGCACACTAGAATAGTTTAATATTATCAAAGTCTTGAATGTAGTTCTGTATATTTGCTTAGCCAAATTTAAGGAATGTATGAAGGATTTTCTGAAACATATTTTATGTTTCTGGCACACTACTGCCAGAAATGATTGATCGTTGAAATAACAAACTGTTATTAGAATGCGTTTTCATGCTCGCACTAAACAACCCTGGAATCTGCTCATGGATTATGAACCTATGTGGTAAAAGCTCACACTAAAAACCCATCAAAATACCAAATGTAGTCAGATTTGGAGGACAATTTTTTGAAATTCTGTTTCAAATCTGGAGGTTTTGTAAAAATCTTTTGAGAAAGTAACTTGTAATCAAGTTGTGAAATACTAGTTAATATATGATTTGTCTGCCTTTCAAGTTAACGACTCTACAGAATCGGCATTTTTAACGGTGGTAAATGATCTGTTACTTGTGTTGGACTGACTCAATCTCTGTTCTCTTGTTATTAGACCTTAGCGCTGTGGTTGAAACAGTGGACCACAAAATACTTAAGAACAGGTTTATGAAACACTATGTCATCTCAGGTGTGTCAACAGTTGAGACCATACTTTCCAGAAAGATCTCAATATATgctttaaattattttctgtGTCGTGCACTATTAAGTATGAAGTCTacatgcaatgatcggggaacATTCTTAATTTCATTGTACCTGtgataatgacaataaagtttctgatctGATTGATCTGATTACAAGGGTCAGTCCCTGGCccacttttattttcaataatATGCAGCACCAGTGGGTTAAACTCAGCTAAAACTGAGATGTCAGTGACTGGAATGGCAAGAGTGAGTCATAAGTATGACCagttgtctttgtgttttgatgACTGTGTGATCCACTGAGGATTTGGTAAGaatcttgttgttttttgatcAGAGCCTTTAATTTGCCTTTTAATTTGGTGAGAAAAATGGCTACAATCAGACATATGATGGCGCTCAAGGACGCCAAGGTTCTAGTTCATGTCTTTGTGACATCTTGCATCATAGCAATGCTTTACTGTGAGGTTTGCCCAAGAAAATCTTTAGAGGTCTGCAGTTGGTTCATATTGCAGCACCATGGATTTTGTACTGCTGCAGTCTTATAAAATATTAACTAGCAGAGCACCAAGCTACCCGAGTGATCTCGTGAGACCATATGTACCTATAGGTCCCCTACACTCTCAGGGGAGTGGTGTCCTGAAGGTCCCAAAGGTTAAGAAAACaacatatttttatatcatGCCCTAACATTATGGAAAAGCCTTCTGTCTGACATTAGACTGTCAAGTTCAACTGACACCTGTTTTCTATTGTATGTAGTTCTTGGGGTATTattgtctttttgtttatttatgcttCAGTTATGGATTATggtgttttaattatttattactgtgtttgcttttagcTTTGTTTATTCTTGGCTTTGGAAAGGACTTTTTATGAAAGTGCTCTAAACATTATCATTActattagggctgtgcgatatgacacaaaatctcatatcccgatataagacatctatcgtccgaaacgatataaaaatcacaaaaatgtaaattctttttgtaaattctgtgaatcttgggcagctcgacttgcgtgaagtgtttccaactgagcgtcatgtagctggagtcgagtgttttaaccaatgcatgaaacgatacattttttagacataagttgtaacggctgctgttttctttgtgagtatttattacacggcgtggtgcagggaaaagcctgttctaacgtttgagtctaaggtttactTTTTAGCATCTGACGGCTAgagctgggctatatcataccgttcacgataataccggtgtaatgttgggcaacgataggaaaatgaaatatcgcgatagaatatgggtaaaacgcacatgcgcagtgcctttgtttacatacgcacatagcggcgacgcagaatgagaagagcgaaagcggatcgttaaatgaaatagatgaaccagaactggtttgtaaaaatgctgcaacttcagtggtgtggaactggtttagctttcgtccgtcagatacacaacaaaggactatttttggtagcgcatgctagcgggccgtcgttattaccatgttgttttggaaaatacggcacacttaaaatcaatcctttgatttttctgaaaatcgacagtgccccttataatcccgtgtgccttatgtatgaattctggttgtgtttactgacctcaaaacGATTTTATTTGGTAGACTGTGCtggaaaaatctgtcaaatgctttagtacaactttgctaagctacgaagccgcaccgcttgatggattgttggagcattatggctatcgtaggcaggagcctcgcggagtgatacgtactgtgcttcaacataatattaccgtactgtggtgtataacctctttttttagttttgtggatattatataCGGTTATgccggccagtttccactggaaatgccttttggttaaactgtcagaaaggaatttgcatttgcactgttaaatttttatataactttaatgcgcatttaaaaaaaaaaaacaaaaaacagctgcttgtttaagagaaaatacattgatgttttttgggggttttttgcactaataaagttgagg
The Maylandia zebra isolate NMK-2024a linkage group LG7, Mzebra_GT3a, whole genome shotgun sequence DNA segment above includes these coding regions:
- the prkaa1 gene encoding 5'-AMP-activated protein kinase catalytic subunit alpha-1, translated to MATEKVKHEGRVKIGHYILGDTLGVGTFGKVKVGQHELTKHQVAVKILNRQKIRSLDVVGKIRREIQNLKLFRHPHIIKLYQVISTPTDIFMVMEYVSGGELFDYICKNGKLDEKESRRLFQQIISAVDYCHRHMVVHRDLKPENVLLDAHMNAKIADFGLSNMMSDGEFLRTSCGSPNYAAPEVISGRLYAGPEVDIWSSGVILYALLCGTLPFDDDHVPTLFKKICDGIFFTPQYLNPAVISLLKHMLQVDPMKRATIKEIREDEWFKKDLPKYLFPEDPSYSNNMIDDEALKEVCEKFECTEEEVLACIYSRNHQDPLAVAYHLIIDNRRIMSEAKDFYLASSPPDSFLDDQHLTSSGAAIVKPHPERVPFLVAETPPRSIRHTLDELNPQKSKHQGVRRAKWHLGIRSQSRPNDIMTEVCRAMKQLDYEWKVVNPYYLRVRRKNPVTGMLAKMSLQLYTVDSRTYLLDFRSIDDDMLETKSGSATPLRSGSVGNYRTAIKNDVDGAELPGTPSTVHPTKTGEGSLTSSLTSSIDSTGGGDNASVPRPGSHTIEFFEMCANLIKLLAR